ACGGCTCATCGACGGTGTTCTCGCCGCTGTTGAACAGATCGACGCTGACGGTGAATGGTTCGTCGACCAGGAGCTCGTCTTGGTCGGCGCTCGCCCCGTAGACCACGACCTCACCGGACGGTTCGGGTTCGGGCTCTGGAGCTGGCTCGGGTTCAGGGTCTGGGTCGTCCGCCTCGACGACTGTGACCGTCTGGTGTGCGTAGGCGACCTCACCAAAATCGATTTCACCCACCACAGGGTCACCTTCCCGAGGTTCGTCACCTACGTCGAAGTCGCTTTCCTCGAAGGTACACTCATCTGCGTTCGAGATGTCACAGACCTCTTCAGGAAGCTCCGTTGCCAGCTGATCGATCCCGTCGCCGCTGAGAGCAAGTACGACAACATCGTGGTCGCCGGCCGTCGCAAAGCTGTGTTCCGTGATAGGATCGGTCGTGAACCGGTCAGGGAACAAGTCGTATTCGCCCTCCACAATCTCGAAGACCCAGAGATACCCTTCGGCTTCGGCGTCGGGAGGTGACAATTCACTCGCGTCGAACGTCACCGTCTCGTCGACGACCGGTTCAGCAGGTTCGAACGTAACTGGCTCAAATGGATCAAGTTCGACATCGAGGAGCGTCGTCTCGTCCTCACTTATTTCGACATCTTCGACGACTTCGGGTATGAACTCACCCTGTTCGGAGAACTCGACTTCGAAGAGAACGTCGTACGTTCCGTCCGGATTTTCGAGGTCATAGTGTCCACCAGCACTCGTCATGACCGCATACGTTTCGCCGGTGCTCAAATCGGTCGCCGTCACGGTGGCACCCTGGATACCGTTCCCCGTTTCAGCATCGGTTACGGTCCCCGAGAGTGTTCCCGAATCCGGAACGGGATCGTCGTGGATGACCGATACCGACGCCGTGGCATCGTCGTCATCGCTACGAACCGTCACCTCACCGCTACCGGCGTCACTCATGACAGTCTCCCATGTGAGCGTGGCTGCGTGATTCTCGTCCGGATCGAGTGAGAGCTCCTCGAGCGAGTCGACGACCGAGCCGTCGAACGCCTCGAGATTGATTATCTGCGTTCCCGCCTCGGTGCCGGTGTTTTCGACGGTGACGTCGACGGTGAGCGTCTCGCCGAAAGTGATCGGTGAGTTCGTCTCCGTGATCGACACCGCGAACTGCGGCGCGTCGTCGACGGGTTCGGTCCCCGTCCACGGGTCGAATCGTACGTCTGAACTCACGGAATCGCCGGAACCGCTCGCCGTGGTTCCTGTTTCGGGATCGGAGACTCCTCCACTCGGGCCGCTCTCGGCGCCCCACCAGTTCCAGCGGGCGTCGACCTCGTCGCCGCCCGAGACGAGGCCCTCGGGGTTGCCTGTGATGACGTTGTCACGGAGCGTCGCGTTCGTCGCGTCGACGTAAAATCCCCGTTCGCCGCTATCGGTAACAGTGTTATCCGACAGGACTGCGTTGGCCGAACCGGAACCGACGACGACGCCGTCGACGACCGATCCCTCGATCGTGTTATCCTCGACCGTCGCGTCGATCGCCTCGCTGAGTTCGATCCCGCTCCCGTACGCCCACCCCCAGGTCGGATCGACGTGTCCGTTATCCGTGATCGTGTTTCCTTCGATCGTCGCTGCTGCGGCCTCCTCGAGCAGAATACCCTCTCGACCGTTGTCGCTGATCTCGTTCTCCCGAATCGTTGCGTTGTACGGCGCGTCTCCGCTGGTAAATCCACCTGGTGGTTCGAGCTGGATGCCCTGGTGACTGTTGTCCGTGACGGTGTTGCCTTCGATCCACAGGTCCTCAGTATTCCGTCCGGCGACGATTCCGCGGGTGTTCTCGGAGATATCGTTGTTCTCGAGAACCGTCCGGTCGGCGCGTTCGAGGTGGATTCCATCGTCGCTGTTGCCGGAGAGCTCGTTGTTACGCACCACCGAATCTGCTGCGTTCCACCGGATCTGGAGACCGTGGCGATCGTTGTCTTCGAGCGTGTTCCCTTCGACGAGCGTCCCATCGGTGTACTGGGCGACGTGGATCCCGTCGCTGTACGAACCGGTGACCGTGTTGTCACGGACGACGTGATTTTCACCGTAGCGCTCGAGGTGGATCCCGAACGTGTACGCTTGGCTCGATCCCGTTGTGTCGCTCACTGTATTGTCTCGGACCACGTTTTCGGAGCCACCGACAAGTTGGATCCCGTACTGGACGCTCGAGACGTCGTTGTGCTCGATGACGGAGCCGGTCGATCCCATGTCGACGATGCCACCCTTCTCGCCGTCGACGCCGTCGGAGATCGTGTTGTGTGCGACGGTCGTTCCCTCGGTCACACCGAGTTGAATCGCGGCGACGGTGCCATCGAGGTCGAAGTTCGAAATCTCCACGTCCATCGAATTCACCACGATGAGCTGTGCGGCATCGGGATAACTGGACGGAGTGATCGTCTCACCGTCTACGTCGCGTACGTAGACGAGCTCATCGCCCCCGACCGTGTTGTCCTCGAACTCGTGGAGGAAGTGGGCCGCTTCCTGTTCGTTCTGCCCACTCGACATGGCGACGCCGTGAGCGAACGCGTTGTCGCGGACCGTCGCGTCGGTCGTCGAGGACAGACTGAGGTCGGACCCCTCGCTCGAGATCGTGTTGTGCTCGACGAAGAGCGAATCCAGTCCCCTCGAGTAAATCCCCTGTCCGTTTTCGTCGAGGCGGTTGTCGACAATATCGACCGAACTCGAATCTCGCATCCAGATGGCGGACGCTGACAGTTCCTCGATGTCATTGTCACGAATCTCGATCAAAGAGACCTCGCTGAGGTGAATGCCCCGCGAGGTGTTCGTGATCGTGTTCCGTTCGATCAGGGCGTCGGACGAGTATTCACGGAAATCAATCGCGATCTGCCCGTCGTGCTGGACATCGTTGTCGACGATGGTCGTGTCGCTCGAGCGCCTGAAGGTGATCGCCGGCGAGCTACTCGTGCCAGTATTGTCCCTGACAGTATTGTCGGAGACGAAGGTTCCGGACGCACCGTTCGCACCAGTCGAGGCGATGGCGTTGATCGCGTGGTACTCGTTGTGCGTAATCGTATTGTCCGTGATCTCGACGTTCTCCTGGGGTGACGACCCGGAGAATACGATCCCGTTCCCTACGTTCGACGTAATAGTGTTGCCGTCGATGACGGTTCCAGTGACTTCCGCGAGGTGGACACCGACGTCGTTTGCCGTCAGTAGATTGTTCCGAACCTCGACGTTGTTCGCATCTGACGCCACATGGATGCCTCGAGAGAACTCCCGGACCTCGAAGCCCTCGACCGTGACGGCGCTGGCGTTGACGTATACACCGGTCGACGTCTCGTCGTCGGGGACGAGCGTCACGTCTCCCGTCGCGACCAGCGTCAGGCTGCCGGTGTCGATCCACAGATCTTCCTCGTAGGTTCCAGACTCCACGCAGACCGTCTCATTCCAGTCAGCCGTGGCGATCGCCGACTGAATAGACCCTCCGGATTCGACGATCAGGTCACACGACGCATCGGTGGCGGATATCGTCGACCCCTGTTCGGGAGCAGTTAAACCACCAACCGGTTCGTCGTTCCCGTCTAAGGAACGCAACCCATCGTCGGTCGTCGACGCTTGCTGTGTCGAGTCACTACTCGCCAAGGCGAGTTCCGCATCGGTCGTCGAATCCACCGCTGTCACGTCGGAGCTACCCACTGCGGCGACCGGAGCGACGACCGACGTGATCAGTAACACCGAAAAGAAAACTGCGAGGAACCGAATGGATAAATTCGGTTTCGAATGTTCGGACTTCATGAGCGTTATGGCCGCTGACCCCCCAAATACTCGCGCGTACCCGGTGGTTGTAGCATAGGTGACCTTCAGGTAATCTAGGCGATTCAGAACAGTTTTTGCTCGAAACTAGGTAGCAGAACCACGCCATCAGAACCAGCGTCGACACAGCCACGATTGGGGTGCGGGTCGGCGACTAGAATCACTCACAGATAACGGAAATCGCCGGGACCACGCCGTCGACACCAGAATTCCCAGTGTCGTCGCCGCCGAGACAGTTGGCGGCGCTCGCAACGCCTGCTACTCCCAGCGTCCAAAGAAGCGACCGACGGTCGAAGGGTCCGGTCTCAGCAGCGATTCAGACGTACTCCTCCGCGACGCCACCGACGATCGGCAGGCCGTAGCGGTCTCCCTTGTAGGCTTTGACGATGAGGAAGAGCCAGAGGACGAAGATGATCGGCGCGAGGAGCAGCGAGACCAGACTCACCATGATCGCGAAAATCCAGCCGACGAACGAGATCTGGACGAGTATCGTCTGGAAGATCAGCAGCGCAACGACGGTCGCAAACAGTCCGCCGAAAACGATCATGCTCTGGAGAGCGTGAAACCGCACGAACTCGTTTTTGCCCTCGAGGAGGTAGAGTACCAGGCCGGTAAACGGCGCGAAGAGGTACGCCAGCGCCCCGGCGACGTTTTCGTCGAGTCCGCCGACGATCGGTTCCGTCTCCACGTGGTCAGTGTCGGTTCGGCCAGCGGCCAGTTCCGTTTCGGTAGATTTCATCGGAAATTGCTCGTACAGTTGTCTCACTGCATCGCGGCTTAATGGTTATCTGAGCTGAACGTATGCGCAAAGGTTACCGCAGCGTAACCGTTCTCGCACCCGGACCCGTCTGCTCGTCCGGTGATCGTAAAAAACGAACTCAGCAGTTCGACGGCGGGTCGACCAGGAACTCTTCACCGGACGAGCGGACTTCGACCTCGAGGTCGGCACATGTTTTTCGTTGACGTGAGAGTATTCGGTCGCGGGCGGCTCGGTCGGTCACTCCGTAAGAGCATCAGCGAGCGCCTCGAGTCGCGACTCGAGGTCGCGGTACGCCGCCTGCCGTGTGAGGTGATCACGCGAGTACACTGACTCGAGAAGCGACCGCTTGGCGGCCAACGAGGCGCGTTCGCGGTCGTCGGCTGACTCTCCCCGTCGGCGCAGTTGGTCGTCGATCGCCTCGAGCAACGTCTCGCGGACGATCGGTTTGCGTCGCACGTCGTCGCAGTCGACCTCGAGCAGGTCGAGTTCGGGTCGGTCACCGAGGAGCAGGATCGTCCGACAGTCCGCTCCCACGGCGGCAGGCACGTCGGCTGCGCTGACGCCCGGAAGGCCCTCGTCGTAGACTACGACGTCGATCGGCTCGCGCAGGTAGCGGTCGACGTCCGCAGCAGTGTGCGCTCGAGCGACGGTGTACCGATCGGTTAGCCACTGTCCGTACAGATCGGTAATTCGTCGATCGGCATCCGCAAGCAGGATCGTCGGTGTGGCCGCCCCGAGGTATCGTTCGCCCCATGCACCGAGGTCGTCGAAGATCGGCTCGAGGTCGGCCCCCGCCTCGGTGAGTTCGTACTCGACTCTGAGCGGCGACTCGCTGACGACCGTTCGGTCGACGAGCCCGGCGTCTCGCAACGCCTCGAGCGTGTCGGTCAACACCTTCCCCGAGAGATCCGGAATCGCCTCGAGGAGCCCGTTGAATCCGAGCGAGCCGTGGTGGTGAAGCGCGGCGACGACGACCGGATGCCACTTCTTCGAGAGCAACGCGAACGCGTCGAGCGCCGTACGAGTCGCCCGTGGAACGTCCAGTTCGCGACGAGTCATGTGAGAAGATCCGAATACAGGGGCTTAGCTATTCGGTCTCGTGGTGTGTTCGCCCGGTAGGCGAAGCGATCAACGGGGAGGAGAGCGTTCCGTTCTCCGCGTCGTTCGACCGCTCCGGGTCTCTGATCGGGACACTCGCTCGAGTCGATCGGGTACCGCAGAGCGTGACAACCGGACGAACACTATCGGAACTAATAGCATGATCGCACCCCATGGTCTGGGAAATGGATTCCTTGCGTGCGGTCGACCTCCTGCTCGTCGAGGACGACCCCGACGACGCTCGGTTCGTCGACCGGCTGATCACGGAACACCAGACTGCACTCGAGCGGAGCGGCCGTGAAGCCGCGGTCAGCATCAACTCGGTCGAGCACGTTGATCGACTCTCGGCCGGCATCGAACGAGTCGGGTCCGACTCGCCGGATGTCGTCTTGCTCGATCTTGCGCTGCCGGACAGCGCCGGTCTCGAGACGATCGACCGGCTCGTCGACCGTGCCCCATCGGTTCCGATCGTCGTGCTGACCGGGCACAACGAGGGAGAACTCGGCGTCGATGCGATCCGCTGTGGCGCACAGGACTACCTCGTCAAGGGCTCGATCACGGCCGAACTACTTCTGCGAACGATCGGGTACGCGATCGAGCGGGCACGAACCCAGCGCCAGCTTCTCGATAGGAACCACCGACTCGCGCTGCTGAATCGGCTCATCAGGACCGACATCCGCAACGACCTGAGTATGGTCGTCGGCTGGGGGGATCAGCTCCGATCGAGCGTCGATCCCCGAGACGAACCGGCCCTCGAGGCGCTGCTCGAGGCCGCGACGCACACCCTCGAGCTTACCGATACGGCCGCCGAACTGATGGACGTCCTCGCCGCCGACATCGATGTCGAGCGCGAAGCCTGTGACCTCGTCACCGTGCTCGAGACCGAACTCGATCGCCTCCAGGGCGAGTTCGGTGACGCCGTCACCGTCGACCGAACGGCGCTGCCGGACGAGTCCGTCGTCGTCTCCGCCTCGCCGACACTGGGCTCCGTATTCGCGCAACTGCTCTCGAATGCGGCCGTCCACACCGACCGGCCAACCGCGTCGATCACGGTTGCACTCGAGACGACGGCCGATCGAGCGACAGTCGTCATCGCGGACGATGGGGTCGGCATCCCCGACTCCCAAAAGCGCCTCCTCAGCGATCCCGACGCCAGGTTCGACGCCGACTCGGGAATGGGAACCGGTCTCTACCTGGTGACGACGGTCCTGGATATCTTCGACGGCGACCTCGAGATCACCGACAACGATCCGCGCGGAACGGCCGTCTCGGTGACGCTCGATCGAGTTCGGGGGCAGTAGGAGTGGCAAGAACGAGCCGTCATCACAGAAGAGATCGCCACAGGGAGATCATCGCGGCGAGGAACGTCACGAAGTCGACTCGTCAGGGGACGAGTCGAGACGGCATCCGGAACTGATATCGCGTGTTCTCGGCGTCGAACCACAACACTGCGATCTCAGCCGAACACTTCGCCGCGCTCGTACTCCATCAACGCACTCACCTCGCTCGCGATCTCCTCGCCGAACTCGCGCTCGACGATCCACAGCGCGAGATCCAGCCCCGACGTGACGCCGCCCGCGGTCAGCACGTCGCCGTCGTCGACGATCCGCTCGTCGACCACGTTCGCCGCGGACGCCTCGAGGTCCTCCTCCGCGACCGGGTGGGTCGCCGCGGGCCGGCCCTCGAGTAGGCCCGCTTCGGCGAGCACCATCGCACCGGTACAGACCGAGGCGACGGTCGCCCCCTCGGTGAACCGTTCGTCGACCGCGGCGGCCAGCGCTCCGTCGTCGACTGCCGCGCGGACGCCCCCGTTGGACGTCGTCCAGCCCCCGCCGGGGACGATCAGAATGTCAGGCTGTCCCAGCGTCCCCTGCGATTCGACGCGCAGGTCGTGGCTCGCGGTCACCATGTCCGTCTCCTCGAGCGTAACGAGGCTGGTCTCGAGGTCTGCACCCGCCTGGGCGGCGTTCTCGAGTACTTCGTAGGGACCGATCGCGTCCAGTTCGTCGAAGCCCTCGAACAGCACGATTTCGGCAGTGGTTTCGGCCATACCCGGACGGAGGGCTGGGGAGGTAAAACGTATTGTGCCAGAATGGGAAAGACGGGAGGGACACCACGCTCGCCGACGCTCACCGCCGGACGGTCTCGTCGACGACCTCGTGGAGCGCGTCGAACACCGCTTGGTTTCCGGCGGCGACGAACCACTCATCGCGGTCCTCGCTGTTCCCACCGTCGCGACCCTCGCTACTCTCCCCGCCGCGTGCCGTAAGCAATCCACTTTCGACCGCGAACAGCTCACCCAACAGCTGTTCCTCCGCGTCCGGCCGGTAGCAGACGATACCGTCCAGTCGCCCGCGAGCGAGCAGCCCCCAGTGGACCGTCGGCGACCAACTCTCGAGGCGGCGCTTGCAGCGATCCTCGAGCGCCCGGTTGATCGACTCGGAGACCACCGCCTGTTCGGGCCGGCGTTTCACGTCGTGGCCGATGACCGAGACTGCGGTCGCCGTCTCGGGGCTGGCATCACTGTCCCCGTCGACCGGCTGCCCGTCGTGTCGGACGCCACCGCCTCGAGCGGCGACGTAGAGATCGTCGAGCAGTGGGACGTAGACGACGCCGAGAACGGGTTCCGAGTCGGGGATCGACGAGCCGGAGTCGGCGGCCTCGAGCACCGTCATCGCCGTCGCGAACGCGGGCAGTCCCGACTCAAAGTTGTTCGTCCCGTCCAGCGGATCCACGAGCCAGGTGTACTCGCCCGACCCCTCGTGGCGACCCGACTCCTCCGCGACGATGGGGTGGTCGGGGAACGCGGCCCGGATTACCTCGAGAATCCGCCGTTCCGCACCCGTGTCCGCGCTGGATTTTACGTCGTGGACACCCGCATCGACGTCCGTGTCCTCCGCGCGGTAAGCGTCGCGCAGGTACGCGCCGCCGACGGTACAGGCCTCGATCGCGGTTCGCTCGAGTTCGTGGAGGGTCGTCATGGAACTCGAGTACGGCCGATCCGCACTTGGTCGTTATTCTTCCCCGACCGGTTCTTGGTTGGACCAACCGCGTTTCGGACGGTTCTTGGCGCTGGGAACCCACGTAACGGTATGAACGACCAGCAAGCCGCAGTCGCCGATTTCGTCGAGACGTACGACCTCGAGACGCCGCCAGAGTTCCGCCTGCTCGATCTCGTCTCGGAGGTCGGCGAACTCGCGAAAGACGCCAACACGTCGACGGAGTACGGTACCGAACCCGAGGAACTGGCTCTCGCATCCGACGAGATCGGCGACGTGCTCTTTGCGACGCTCGCGCTCGCGGACTCGCTCGATATCGACGCCGAGGCGGCGCTCGAGGAAGCACTCGAGAAGTACGAACGGCGGATGGACGCCGACGAGACGCCCGGATCGGCCGAGTAATCAGCGGTGCGCCGTCGATACGAGCCATCGACTCGAAACGGGTCTTCGAGATCGATCACTGCTGCGTGTTCAGTCGGCTCGCGACCCAGAGCAGAACGAGGACCACCCCGAAACCGACGCCCGTGACGGCGAGCGCGAACGTCGGGTGCTCGAGTGGCAACCGTCCTGCGACCCCGACGAATCGTTCCAGCCCGACGAAGGCGACGACCAGGACGACGGCGAACGCCGTGATGAGGATGTCGTAGTCGAACCACGTTTTGAAACCGTCCAACGACGGCATACCGCCATATTGTGTCCGTACGGCTATAGCTTTTTGATCGAGTCACTGTTTCCCATTCCGGTGACAGTGTCGCTCGAGAACGACTGACTTCCGCGATCGATTTCGACGGTAGCGATCCCTGTGTTCTCCTGTTACGGTCGAGGAGAGGAGGAGCGCTCTGTCCCTGGCAACAAGGGTTCGCCACGCCCTCCCCAACCGATTCGTTCCCTCGCGCTGCTCGGTCACTCATCCCTCGCACAGTGTCGACGGCGTCCCCTCGCGTTGCTCGGGGTCGCCGTCAGCGCGCGCCACCGCAGACGATTCGATCGGACTGCAGCGACGCTCGATCGACGACCGATCCGGAACTACGGGACTACGTCGGCGTTGACCTCGAGCACGTCCGCCGCCGCCTCCCGGACCGATTCGACCGTATCCGGCCGCGCGTAGACCCCCAGTCGCCAAATTTCTCGCGCGCAGGCGTCCAGTCCGGCGACGAGCGACGAGCGCTCCTCGAGTCGCCGCAGGTCGCCGTCGACGACGATGCGAGCCCTGGATTCGGGCGAACTGGGTTCGGAAGGGCTGTCGACGACGACGGCCGCGGGGTCCACGTCCGCGACGGCGGCGATTTCGCGCTCGAGGTCGCGCGTGC
Above is a window of Natronorubrum tibetense GA33 DNA encoding:
- a CDS encoding DUF4870 domain-containing protein encodes the protein MKSTETELAAGRTDTDHVETEPIVGGLDENVAGALAYLFAPFTGLVLYLLEGKNEFVRFHALQSMIVFGGLFATVVALLIFQTILVQISFVGWIFAIMVSLVSLLLAPIIFVLWLFLIVKAYKGDRYGLPIVGGVAEEYV
- a CDS encoding winged helix-turn-helix transcriptional regulator, with amino-acid sequence MTRRELDVPRATRTALDAFALLSKKWHPVVVAALHHHGSLGFNGLLEAIPDLSGKVLTDTLEALRDAGLVDRTVVSESPLRVEYELTEAGADLEPIFDDLGAWGERYLGAATPTILLADADRRITDLYGQWLTDRYTVARAHTAADVDRYLREPIDVVVYDEGLPGVSAADVPAAVGADCRTILLLGDRPELDLLEVDCDDVRRKPIVRETLLEAIDDQLRRRGESADDRERASLAAKRSLLESVYSRDHLTRQAAYRDLESRLEALADALTE
- a CDS encoding hybrid sensor histidine kinase/response regulator, with translation MVWEMDSLRAVDLLLVEDDPDDARFVDRLITEHQTALERSGREAAVSINSVEHVDRLSAGIERVGSDSPDVVLLDLALPDSAGLETIDRLVDRAPSVPIVVLTGHNEGELGVDAIRCGAQDYLVKGSITAELLLRTIGYAIERARTQRQLLDRNHRLALLNRLIRTDIRNDLSMVVGWGDQLRSSVDPRDEPALEALLEAATHTLELTDTAAELMDVLAADIDVEREACDLVTVLETELDRLQGEFGDAVTVDRTALPDESVVVSASPTLGSVFAQLLSNAAVHTDRPTASITVALETTADRATVVIADDGVGIPDSQKRLLSDPDARFDADSGMGTGLYLVTTVLDIFDGDLEITDNDPRGTAVSVTLDRVRGQ
- a CDS encoding DJ-1/PfpI family protein, giving the protein MAETTAEIVLFEGFDELDAIGPYEVLENAAQAGADLETSLVTLEETDMVTASHDLRVESQGTLGQPDILIVPGGGWTTSNGGVRAAVDDGALAAAVDERFTEGATVASVCTGAMVLAEAGLLEGRPAATHPVAEEDLEASAANVVDERIVDDGDVLTAGGVTSGLDLALWIVEREFGEEIASEVSALMEYERGEVFG
- a CDS encoding inositol monophosphatase family protein, with protein sequence MTTLHELERTAIEACTVGGAYLRDAYRAEDTDVDAGVHDVKSSADTGAERRILEVIRAAFPDHPIVAEESGRHEGSGEYTWLVDPLDGTNNFESGLPAFATAMTVLEAADSGSSIPDSEPVLGVVYVPLLDDLYVAARGGGVRHDGQPVDGDSDASPETATAVSVIGHDVKRRPEQAVVSESINRALEDRCKRRLESWSPTVHWGLLARGRLDGIVCYRPDAEEQLLGELFAVESGLLTARGGESSEGRDGGNSEDRDEWFVAAGNQAVFDALHEVVDETVRR
- a CDS encoding MazG nucleotide pyrophosphohydrolase domain-containing protein, translated to MNDQQAAVADFVETYDLETPPEFRLLDLVSEVGELAKDANTSTEYGTEPEELALASDEIGDVLFATLALADSLDIDAEAALEEALEKYERRMDADETPGSAE